In Scatophagus argus isolate fScaArg1 chromosome 3, fScaArg1.pri, whole genome shotgun sequence, one genomic interval encodes:
- the ell2 gene encoding RNA polymerase II elongation factor ELL2 isoform X2: MLQPQRDDGGGLIKMAALSEDGRYGLNCGQQSADRVTVLHVKLTETALRAIESHQKCKNVSSLRPTIQFKGLQGRIKIPKKDSSSDTFHNFDFYLSNVGKDNPQGSFECIHQYVSSSGASHLALLATVQDKVTVCATNDSYQVTRERMTQAAEDTRERGTKVIKPGGQYRGKQVHIRKPALSTPEVVPERKRSMPINPANTIRKCLSNNPVSQRPFRDRIIHLLALRSYKKLEVLARLQRDGINQKDRNSLGTTLQQVATLNPKDNTYSLKDFMYRDVQRDWPGYSEDEKSQVERILARKLGLPAETLSSSSSPKDSVPTSPQRQPDFDFIDPLAPKKARISHLSSRGPAATSSSSSSSDRREDEGSPSSKRSSLPCNITSGPPTHLPISSHPPISSHPPAPSHQQPSPASNSNSPSTPEGCGTQDLPVDQSSSCRDPSPGPLSSDRTLQDRYRNPVPVSRPAASPSPPHPPPPPPPPRTSLTVTSSVITSPSLLSVTNKKFKKKSKKHREKDREKERGKWTERGSTSSPNVAEQAEETRRAKKRRSAEEESREGINRNPHKDQDSSDKEKPVQSTEFSSTNEMPDYVVKYIPLVSVDQRQSYKDDFNAEYDEYRLLHARVENVTRRFTQLDAQCRKLAPGSKEYQKVQEEVLKEYKKMKQHSPNYHEEKQRCEYLHNKLAHIKRLIADFDQRRSQAWC, translated from the exons atgcttcagcCTCAAAGGGACGATGGTGGAGGGCTGATAAAGATGGCGGCGCTCTCCGAGGATGGGAGGTATGGATTAAATTGTGGCCAACAGAGCGCAGACAGAGTCACAGTATTGCACGTCAAATTGACCGAGACTGCACTGAGAGCGATAGAGAGCCACCAAAAGTGTAAG aatGTATCTTCTTTGCGGCCGACGATACAGTTCAAGGGGCTCCAAGGg cgTATCAAGATTCCCAAGAAAGATTCCTCCTCCGACACCTTCCACAATTTTGACTTCTATCTATCTAATGTGGGCAAGGACAACCCTCAGGGAAGCTTTGAGTGCATCCATCAGTATGTGTCAAG CTCAGGGGCCTCACACCTGGCATTGTTGGCGACAGTACAGGACAAGGTCACCGTGTGTGCCACTAATGACTCTTACCAGGTGACCCGGGAACGCATGACCCAGGCCGCAGAGGACACACGTGAACGTGGGACCAAAGTCATCAAGCCCGGGGGCCAGTACAGAG GAAAGCAAGTCCATATCCGTAAGCCTGCGCTCTCGACCCCAGAGGTGGTCCCAGAACGCAAGCGCTCCATGCCCATCAACCCAGCCAACACTATTCGTAAGTGCCTTTCTAATAACCCTGTGTCCCAGCGACCTTTCCGGGACCGCATCATCCACCTGCTGGCGCTGAGGTCCTACAAGAAGCTGGAAGTGCTTGCCCGTTTGCAGAGGGATGGTATCAACCAGAAGGACCGAAACTCACTGGGGACCACACTGCAACAG GTGGCAACCCTGAACCCCAAAGACAACACATACTCATTGAAGGACTTTATGTATCGTGATGTCCAGCGAGACTGGCCTGGCTACTCGGAGGATGAGAAGTCCCAGGTTGAGCGGATCCTCGCTCG CAAATTAGGTCTTCCAGCTGAGACCCTCTCTTCAAGCAGTTCTCCCAAAGATAGTGTCCCCACATCCCCGCAG CGCCAGCCAGACTTTGACTTCATCGATCCTTTGGCTCCTAAGAAAGCCCGCATCTCCCACCTCAGCAGTCGAGGGCCAGCCGCAacttcgtcctcctcctcctcctctgatcGCCGTGAGGATGAGGGCAGCCCCAGCTCTAAACGCTCATCCCTACCCTGCAACATCACCTCGGGCCCTCCCACCCATCTCCCCATCTCGTCCCACCCCCCCATCTCGTCCCACCCCCCTGCCCCTTCTCACCAGCAGCCTAGTCCAGCCTCCAACTCCAACTCACCCAGCACCCCGGAGGGCTGTGGCACCCAAGACCTGCCCGTGGACCAGAGTTCCTCCTGCAGAGACCCATCACCCGGCCCTCTCTCCTCCGATAGAACCCTGCAGGACCGCTATCGGAACCCTGTCCCCGTCTCCAGACCAGCTGCCTCCCCCagccctcctcatcctcctcctcctcctcctcctcctcgcacCTCACTCACAGTTACCTCCAGTGTCATCACCAGCCCTTCTTTGCTCAGTGTTACCAacaagaaatttaaaaagaaatctaagaagcacagagagaaggaccgggagaaggagagagggaaatggACGGAAAGAGGCAGCACAAGTTCTCCCAATGTAGCAGAGCAGGCTGAAGAGACTCGTAGAGCCAAAAAGAGGCGCAGTGCtgaggaagagagcagagaaggCATCAACAGGAATCCTCACAAAGACCAAG ACTCTTCTGATAAAGAGAAGCCAGTCCAATCAACTGAGTTCTCCTCCACAAATGAGATGCCTGACTATGTAGT GAAGTACATACCGTTGGTGTCCGTGGACCAGCGACAAAGCTACAAGGATGACTTCAATGCAGAGTATGATGAGTATCGCCTGCTACACGCCCGTGTGGAGAACGTCACCCGCCGCTTCACCCAGCTGGATGCCCAGTGCCGGAAGCTGG
- the ell2 gene encoding RNA polymerase II elongation factor ELL2 isoform X1, translated as MLQPQRDDGGGLIKMAALSEDGRYGLNCGQQSADRVTVLHVKLTETALRAIESHQKCKNVSSLRPTIQFKGLQGRIKIPKKDSSSDTFHNFDFYLSNVGKDNPQGSFECIHQYVSSSGASHLALLATVQDKVTVCATNDSYQVTRERMTQAAEDTRERGTKVIKPGGQYRGKQVHIRKPALSTPEVVPERKRSMPINPANTIRKCLSNNPVSQRPFRDRIIHLLALRSYKKLEVLARLQRDGINQKDRNSLGTTLQQVATLNPKDNTYSLKDFMYRDVQRDWPGYSEDEKSQVERILARKLGLPAETLSSSSSPKDSVPTSPQKRQPDFDFIDPLAPKKARISHLSSRGPAATSSSSSSSDRREDEGSPSSKRSSLPCNITSGPPTHLPISSHPPISSHPPAPSHQQPSPASNSNSPSTPEGCGTQDLPVDQSSSCRDPSPGPLSSDRTLQDRYRNPVPVSRPAASPSPPHPPPPPPPPRTSLTVTSSVITSPSLLSVTNKKFKKKSKKHREKDREKERGKWTERGSTSSPNVAEQAEETRRAKKRRSAEEESREGINRNPHKDQDSSDKEKPVQSTEFSSTNEMPDYVVKYIPLVSVDQRQSYKDDFNAEYDEYRLLHARVENVTRRFTQLDAQCRKLAPGSKEYQKVQEEVLKEYKKMKQHSPNYHEEKQRCEYLHNKLAHIKRLIADFDQRRSQAWC; from the exons atgcttcagcCTCAAAGGGACGATGGTGGAGGGCTGATAAAGATGGCGGCGCTCTCCGAGGATGGGAGGTATGGATTAAATTGTGGCCAACAGAGCGCAGACAGAGTCACAGTATTGCACGTCAAATTGACCGAGACTGCACTGAGAGCGATAGAGAGCCACCAAAAGTGTAAG aatGTATCTTCTTTGCGGCCGACGATACAGTTCAAGGGGCTCCAAGGg cgTATCAAGATTCCCAAGAAAGATTCCTCCTCCGACACCTTCCACAATTTTGACTTCTATCTATCTAATGTGGGCAAGGACAACCCTCAGGGAAGCTTTGAGTGCATCCATCAGTATGTGTCAAG CTCAGGGGCCTCACACCTGGCATTGTTGGCGACAGTACAGGACAAGGTCACCGTGTGTGCCACTAATGACTCTTACCAGGTGACCCGGGAACGCATGACCCAGGCCGCAGAGGACACACGTGAACGTGGGACCAAAGTCATCAAGCCCGGGGGCCAGTACAGAG GAAAGCAAGTCCATATCCGTAAGCCTGCGCTCTCGACCCCAGAGGTGGTCCCAGAACGCAAGCGCTCCATGCCCATCAACCCAGCCAACACTATTCGTAAGTGCCTTTCTAATAACCCTGTGTCCCAGCGACCTTTCCGGGACCGCATCATCCACCTGCTGGCGCTGAGGTCCTACAAGAAGCTGGAAGTGCTTGCCCGTTTGCAGAGGGATGGTATCAACCAGAAGGACCGAAACTCACTGGGGACCACACTGCAACAG GTGGCAACCCTGAACCCCAAAGACAACACATACTCATTGAAGGACTTTATGTATCGTGATGTCCAGCGAGACTGGCCTGGCTACTCGGAGGATGAGAAGTCCCAGGTTGAGCGGATCCTCGCTCG CAAATTAGGTCTTCCAGCTGAGACCCTCTCTTCAAGCAGTTCTCCCAAAGATAGTGTCCCCACATCCCCGCAG AAGCGCCAGCCAGACTTTGACTTCATCGATCCTTTGGCTCCTAAGAAAGCCCGCATCTCCCACCTCAGCAGTCGAGGGCCAGCCGCAacttcgtcctcctcctcctcctctgatcGCCGTGAGGATGAGGGCAGCCCCAGCTCTAAACGCTCATCCCTACCCTGCAACATCACCTCGGGCCCTCCCACCCATCTCCCCATCTCGTCCCACCCCCCCATCTCGTCCCACCCCCCTGCCCCTTCTCACCAGCAGCCTAGTCCAGCCTCCAACTCCAACTCACCCAGCACCCCGGAGGGCTGTGGCACCCAAGACCTGCCCGTGGACCAGAGTTCCTCCTGCAGAGACCCATCACCCGGCCCTCTCTCCTCCGATAGAACCCTGCAGGACCGCTATCGGAACCCTGTCCCCGTCTCCAGACCAGCTGCCTCCCCCagccctcctcatcctcctcctcctcctcctcctcctcgcacCTCACTCACAGTTACCTCCAGTGTCATCACCAGCCCTTCTTTGCTCAGTGTTACCAacaagaaatttaaaaagaaatctaagaagcacagagagaaggaccgggagaaggagagagggaaatggACGGAAAGAGGCAGCACAAGTTCTCCCAATGTAGCAGAGCAGGCTGAAGAGACTCGTAGAGCCAAAAAGAGGCGCAGTGCtgaggaagagagcagagaaggCATCAACAGGAATCCTCACAAAGACCAAG ACTCTTCTGATAAAGAGAAGCCAGTCCAATCAACTGAGTTCTCCTCCACAAATGAGATGCCTGACTATGTAGT GAAGTACATACCGTTGGTGTCCGTGGACCAGCGACAAAGCTACAAGGATGACTTCAATGCAGAGTATGATGAGTATCGCCTGCTACACGCCCGTGTGGAGAACGTCACCCGCCGCTTCACCCAGCTGGATGCCCAGTGCCGGAAGCTGG